The window TATGCTTAAATCGACGCTTACGCTTCCCGGCATCGGAGGTATGATCCTTACGATAGGTATGGCGGTGGACGGCAATATTCTTATATACGAAAGAATGAAAGAGGAGTTCCGCTCCGGCAAGACGATGATGGCGGCCCTTGACACCGGCTTCCGCAAGGCGCTCATCGTAATCCTGGACTCGAACATTACTACGCTCATCGCCGCGGCGATACTCTTCTACTTCGGAAGCGGCCCGATACGCGGCTTCGCCGTCACGCTGAGCATAGGCGTCGTCGCCTCCGTCTTCTGCAATACGGTGGTCACGCGGACGCTGTTGGGAATAGTCCTCTCGGCGCGTAAGACCCATACTCTATAAGAAGGAGGCAATAGGAAATGGCTACATTTGACGCTTCAAAACTCAACTTTCCGTTTATGAAGTACCGGAAGATGCTGATAGGCATCAGCCTCGTATGTATCCTCGCATCGTTTGGCCTCCTGATGACAAAAGGGCTGAATCTCGGCGTTGACTTCACCGGAGGGCTCGTCCTTCAGGTCAAATTTGAAAAGCCGGTCGACATTGCTGAGGTGCGCTCGGCGCTGAGCAAGATCGACCAGGGCAACGCGACGATACAGGCCTTTGACGCCACGGACGTGCTCCTGCGCTTCCAGGCACAGGACGATCAGGTCCGTAAGGATGTGCTCGACGTGCTTAAGACCGATGTGGGAAACTATAAGGTCCTGCGTATAGATAAGATCGGCCCCGTAGTCGGCAGCGAGCTCCGCGCGCAGGCGACATACGCGCTGCTGCTTGCCCTTGCCGGCATTCTCATCTACATGGCCTTTCGCTTCCGCTTCCGTTTCGGCGCCGCGGCCGTCATATCCCTAATGCACGACGTAATTCTGATGCTCGGCGTTTACAGCCTTACCGGCAAAGAGGTCTCTGTCACCTTTATCGCGGCGATCCTCACCGTTGCCGGATACTCGCTGAACGACTCGATAGTCGTGCTCGACCGTATCCGTGAGAACTGGGGACAAGTCCGCGGAAAGGGTATCGTCGAACTGGTAAACACCTCGATAAACCAGACCCTTTCGCGTACGATCAACACCTCGGTGACGACGCTGCTGCCGGTCATCTCCATGTATCTTTTTGGCGGAGAAGTTATTAGTAATTTCGCCTTCGCCTTCCTCATCGGTATCGGCGTCGGTACATACAGCTCGATCTATATCGCAAGCTCTATGCTGGTAGAGTGGTACCTGCGCTCGCCGAAGTACTAACGCGGGCAGTTACGTCAAATACTTAAAAAATCTCTCCCCTTGCGGGGGAGAGATTTTTTTTATGTTATGTTGTATCATATAACCGTATATGAAGACAGGCAAAGGCCATTGCCCTTTGCCGACTGGAGGGATTTTGTTTGAAAAGCTATATACTCGCGATTGTACTGACCATGTTTCTCTCTGCGCTGTTTGCCTTTCAGAATATCGGCGACGTAACCATCCGCTTCCTTATCTTTGAATGGACGCTGCCGCAGGGAGTGTGGGAGGTAGTGCTCTTCTCTTCAGGGGCGGCCATTATGTGGTTCTTCTCCCTCTTCTCAGTCTTTGAGGTGCGCTCAAAGTATAAGAAAGAGCTGAAGCAGAAGGATGAAAAGATCGCCGCTTTAGAACAGGAAAAGAAGACGATCCTCGACTCCTTCGTTGCCAGGACCGAGGCAGCGCCGGAGAACCGCTCACAGGACAGCGGTGCCCCGGAGGCGGGAACGGCGGAATAACCTTTGGTCGTACGCTGTACCAAAGACTCACTGAACATCTTTACCCAGTCAGCGGTCTCAGCGGAAATAGCGGCGAAATTTAATTGTTCACCTTTGCAGGCGTCATTGTTGGAGATGCGCGGGCTTACCGCGGATGTGATGCCGCGTGAGGTGGAAAATTGGCTTTCCCCACATTTACCGCGCCTGTTGGAGAAGCTTGATTTGGGGGCAGAAAATAATAGAGCGGCGGAGTTGGTGCGGGGTCTCACACCAACCTCAAATGTCGTTGTCTACGGCGATTACGATGTGGACGGCATCTCCGCGACGGCGATCGCGATGGAGCTTGCGCTTGTACGCGGCGCTCATGTGCGCTATTTCATTCCGCACCGTTTCAACCAGGGATACGGCCTTCACAAAGAGGTCGCGACGACGATCGCTAAGCGCGGCTGTGACCTGGTGATCGTCGTCGACTGCGGCTCGCAGGACGTCGAGGCGGTGGATACACTAAAGAAAAGCGGCATTCCCGTCATCATCTTTGACCATCACCTTGTCGAGGGGACGCCGGCTTGTTGTGATACGATGATAAACCCGCAGATATCGGGGGACGCCGCGGCAAAGAAACTATGCGCCACAGGCGTCATTTGGTGTTGGGCCTGGCAGAACGAACTGCTTACCGAACGTCAGCTGATGCGGATGCTTGACGTCGTGGCGCTGGCTACGATCGCCGACTGCGTTTCCTTGGCCTCTTCGCTTAACCGCGCGCTTGTGCGCGAGGGGCTGAAATCGATCCGCACGCATACGCGCCCCGGCCTCAATATCCTGATGGAACAGCTGGGCATCGCCCCATCGTCAATAGACACCGAAGACCTCGCGATGAAGATAATTCCCTGCCTCAACGCGGCGGGGCGGCTCTATCTCGCCGACCTTGCGGTGGATATACTCTTCCCGAGCAAGAATCTCGCGAGCAATGTCGGCAGGCTTATCGCGCTGAATCGCAAACGCCGCGAGCTCTCGTCGAAGATACTGGAGCAGGTCGACAGCGCCGAAAAGGGCGAATACAAATATGTGCTCACCAACAGCGACTGGTCGGTGGGGGTCCTGAGCAGCGTCGCGAGCCGCATCTGCAGTGAGCGTAATTCGCCGGTGGCCCTTGTGGCAGCGGTGGGTGACATTATGCGCGGTACGCTGCGCATGCCGGCGGGCGGTGATGCGGTCGGTGTGCTGAAAAAGCTGGCTCCGCTGCTCAACACCTGGGGCGGCCACCGGCTCGCGGCCGGTTTCAGCGTGAAGAGCGAGAACTGGGACAAACTGCGCGGCATGATGGAGACGATGCTCTCCGAGGTCAAGGTCGTCGGCGAAAAGGAGGATCTCCTCTACTGGAACCCCCTTAATATGGATATGAACACCTGGTCCGAGGCGGTAGCGCTCGGCCCCTTCGGCATGGAAAACCCCGCGCCGATGCTTTACGCCCCTTACGGGGGGCAGATGCGTGTGGTACCATTGGGCAAAACGGGAAAACATGTTAAGGTCGAGCTCGGTTCGGCCTCGCTTCTGGCCTTTGGCGCCGCCGATATGTTTGACAGCCGCGGGGACATCGACGGCTGGGTATATAAGCCCCGCCTCGATACGTGGCGGAACGTCACCTCTCTTCAGTTTATACTTGAAAAGATGGTAGTCCAGGAGCAATAATTCGTGCTGCGGTGGTGTGGTGTATGAACACGGAAAATAAGGGTACGGTTGCAAATGTAAGATCCGCCCATATGACGGAGATTGCCAACATGGGCGGTTTCTCCATTGGGGAGCGGGAGAGCCGGGCGTTGATGGAGAGCTATTGGGGACGTGTCTCCGAGGAGCAGCGCGTAGCGTCGCTGCGCCTTGCCTGGCAGGACCTCTGGGCGAAGGCCGCTCTTTACCTGCCCAAAGACGATATGAAGATAATAGGAGAAGCCTTCGTATTCTCCTCGGTGGCGCATGGGAAGCAGCGCCGCCATACCGGCGAGCCATATATAATCCACACGGTGAGCGTCGCCGCGATACTTGCGAGTATGGAGATAGACCGGGAGACGATCGTCGCCGCACTGCTTCACGACGTGCTTGAGGACACCCCGGTAACGCCGCAGCAGCTTGCGGAAAAGTTTGGCGAGGGCGTCGTCACCCTGGTGGACGGTGTGACGAAGCTCGGAAAGCTGCAGTTTAAATCGGTCGAGGAATATCAGTCTGAAAATCTCAGAAAAATGTTCGTCGTCATGGCGAAGGACATCCGCGTGGTGCTCATAAAGCTTGCTGACCGCCTCCACAATATGCGCACGATATCCTCCCATAAAAGAGAGAAGCAGCTCTCGATAGCGCGCGAAACCCTTGAGATATACGCGCCGCTCGCCCATCGTCTCGGAATATACCAGGTAAAGCGCGAACTTGAGGACCTTTCCTTCCGTATCCTGGACCCAGAGATGTTTTATGACATCAAACGCCGGGTGCGGAAAAAACTCCCCGAGCGCGAGGCTATAATCAAAGAGGCGATGGATATCCTTGAACAGCGTCTCAAAGAGGATAAGATAGAGGCCTCCATCAAAGGCAGGCCGAAGCACTTTTACAGCATCTACGAAAAAATGCGCCGCAAGAACCTCTCTCTTGAACAGCTCTACGACCTGCTCGCGCTTCGCGTCGTCGTGAAGACGATCGGCGAATGCTATCAGGTACTGGGGCTCGTTCATACGATCTGGAAACCCATCCCTGGGCTTTTTGACGACTATATCGCCAACCCGAAGAGCAACATGTATCAGTCGCTCCATACGACGGTGGTCGGCCCGGAGGGAGAGCCTCTTGAGGTGCAGATACGAACGAAGGAGATGCACCTGCTCGCCGAATACGGTATCGCGGCCCACTGGAATTATAAAGAGGGCGGCCATAAGGTAGACAATCTGGACAAGGGGCTCACATGGATACGCAAGGCGCTCGACGCGGCGCCAGAGCGCGGCGAGGGAGATTCCGGCGGCGCGGGAGAGGGAAACGCCGAGGGGACATCTGAGGGCACGCTCTTCCTGGACAACCTCAAGACCGACGTGCTCTCTAACGACGTGTTCGTATTTACCCCCAAGGGCAAGGTCGTGCGGGTGCCTAACGGCTCCACCTCGATAGACTTCGCCTACGCCGTGCACACGCAGGTCGGACATAAATGCGTCGGCACGATGATAAACGGGCGTATCGCGCCAATGGACCAGGAGCTCCACAACGGAGACATCGTCCGTATCCTCACCTCGCCGCAGGGCAAACCCTCGCGCGACTGGCTGAAGATCGCGAAGTCAAACCGAACCCGCAGTAAAATAAAGTCCTGGTTCCGCCAGCAGGAGCGCCAGGAGCGTGAGGAGAAGTCCAAGCGCGGCCACGAACTGCTTGAAAAAGAGGCGGCCCGCCGCAGTCCGGGAGTAGAAAACCCGCTGGAGGCGATAAATTCTCAGCTTTCGCATATTGCGCGCGAGCTTGGATATTCCGGCCTGGAAGAGCTGATAATCGCCGTGGGCTCCGGCAGCCATTCCCCCGCGAGCGTCCTCGGCCGCATTACGCCGGACAGCGCCAAGCTGCAGCCCGAGGCTATTCCCGATACCCCCGCGCCGCGGCAGCGGAAGGAGGCGGACTCCGAGATCGTGGTTGAGGGAGCCCAGGGAGTGCTCGTGACTCTTGCTCAGTGCTGCCGTCCGATACCGGGCGACCCGATAGTCGGCGTCGTCACGCAGAGCCGCGGCATCTCCGTACACCGTAAAGACTGCGTGAACATAGAAAAGTCGGATACGGCCAAGCAGGTGGCGGTGTCGTGGGGCAAGCCGAAGGACACGCGCTATACGGCGCGCATAAAGGTCGAAGGGGTGGAGAAACAGTCGCTTCTCGCAGAAATCGTCCAGGCGATCGCGCTGATGGACGGGCTGATAACCAACGTTAAGGCCAGCGTCGTCAACAACAGCCGCACGCGCGTGGTGGCGGATCTGCAGGTGAAGGATCTTGAGCACCTTTACCGTATCATCGCGAAGCTCAATAATATCTCGGGAATATTGGAAATAACCAGGGGGTAAAGAAATACATGAAGGCGCTTTTACAGAGAGTCTCTTCCTCTAAAGTATCAGTGAACGGCGTCACCGTCGGCGAGATCGGCCGCGGCATTACGGTGCTGCTGGGCGTGATCCCGGAAGATACGCAGAGGGACATAGACTGGCTGGCTGAAAAAATTGTAAATCTTCGCATCTTTGACGATGAAGATGGTAAAATGAATCTTTCAGTCTCCGATGTGCGGGGGGAGATATTAGTAATTTCCCAATTTACCCTCTGCGGAGAGTGTAAAAAGGGCCGCCGCCCCTCGTGGGCGAAGGCTGCGGCGCCTGAGTTTGCCAACGAGATGTATCTGAAATTTATCGACGCGGTTAAAAAAGAGGGTATCCCTGTCGCCCACGGCCAGTTTCAGGCACACATGGCGGTGGATATACAGAACGACGGGCCTGTTACCCTGATGATAGATACCAAGGAGTGAGATGAATGAATATTAAAAGGTTTCCGCTGGGGACACTATGGACGAACTGCTATCTGATCTGGGATGATTCCGGCGACGGCTTCGTCATTGATCCGGGCGGTCCCGCCAAGGAGGTGGAGGACTTTATCCGCAGCCAGGACATACGGGTGCACTGGATAATCCTCACTCACGGCCACAGCGACCACATCGGCGGCATCGCCGATCTGCGCAACCTCTCGGAGAACGGCGTCGCCATCCAAAGCGAGGATGCCGAGTGTCTGACGAGCGCGAGCAAAAACCTCTCGACCTACATGGGCGACGCGCTGGAGCTTCCATCCGCGGAGAAGCTGCTTAACGACGGCGACCGGCTGAAGGTCGGCAAGATGACGCTCGACGTCATCCATACCCCCGGCCACACGCCCGGCGGAATCTGTATCGTGGTAACGGACGGCGAAGAGCAGATACTGATCTCCGGCGACACCCTCTTTGCCCGTTCAATCGGCAGGAGCGACCTCCCCGGCGGCAACGAGGACGTCCTTATCGAATCGCTGAAAAAGCTGGACGGACTGCCCGATAAGCTGAGAGTATTTCCGGGACACGGTCCCGAAACGACGATCGGGGCGGAAAAACAGTATAATCCCTACTGGCCCAGATAGGTCCCGGAATGGATTTCTCGCAGCTTCCGCACTGCGAACGGCCACGGGAAAAACTTATTAAATACGGCCCGGAGTCGCTCTCCCTCGCCGAGCTCCTTGCGATTCTCCTGAGGACCGGACGGAAGGGCGAGGATGTGGCGGCCCTCTCGCAGAGCCTGCTGAAGCGGATGGGCGGCTTGGAGGGGCTGGCGCGGGCCTCCACGGCGGAGCTGATGCAGGAAAAGGGGCTCAAAGAGGCTAAGGTCGCCTCTCTCGCCGCGGCGATCGAGCTGGGCAAGCGCATGGTACTCATGAAAAGCGCCGAAAGCGCGAGCTGGCGGCGCGTGCTGCTCTCGAAGGCGTTGGAGACAAAATATATGGAGAGAGAGTGCATCTTCGCCTTTTTTCTCAACGCGAAGGATCGTGTGCTGGGGGAATCCGTGCTCTCCTATGGCGGCATCTCCGGCGCCTACCTGGATCTGCCGGTCTTCTTCCGGCAGGCGGTGAGGGTCACGGCGGCGAAGGTCATTGTACTGCACAACCACCCCGACGGCTGCCAGAGGCCGAGCCGCGAAGATATCGCGCTCACCGAACATATAGAACAGGGGCTGCGCTTTCTGGGAATGCAGCTCAAGGGGCACTATATCGCCGCCGCCGGCGGCCTCTTTCCCGTCAAGGGAGAGCCATTGCCGGTGAACGGCCTGGAGGCCGCGGCGGATAAAATTTGAGGACTAAATCAGAAAAGTCAATCGAAAGCGGGGGCTCGTTTTGTTCAGTTTCAGACCCAACCTCTTCAACCACGAGATAGGTATAGATAT is drawn from Cloacibacillus porcorum and contains these coding sequences:
- the secF gene encoding protein translocase subunit SecF, whose translation is MATFDASKLNFPFMKYRKMLIGISLVCILASFGLLMTKGLNLGVDFTGGLVLQVKFEKPVDIAEVRSALSKIDQGNATIQAFDATDVLLRFQAQDDQVRKDVLDVLKTDVGNYKVLRIDKIGPVVGSELRAQATYALLLALAGILIYMAFRFRFRFGAAAVISLMHDVILMLGVYSLTGKEVSVTFIAAILTVAGYSLNDSIVVLDRIRENWGQVRGKGIVELVNTSINQTLSRTINTSVTTLLPVISMYLFGGEVISNFAFAFLIGIGVGTYSSIYIASSMLVEWYLRSPKY
- a CDS encoding LapA family protein — protein: MKSYILAIVLTMFLSALFAFQNIGDVTIRFLIFEWTLPQGVWEVVLFSSGAAIMWFFSLFSVFEVRSKYKKELKQKDEKIAALEQEKKTILDSFVARTEAAPENRSQDSGAPEAGTAE
- a CDS encoding single-stranded-DNA-specific exonuclease RecJ, encoding MRGLTADVMPREVENWLSPHLPRLLEKLDLGAENNRAAELVRGLTPTSNVVVYGDYDVDGISATAIAMELALVRGAHVRYFIPHRFNQGYGLHKEVATTIAKRGCDLVIVVDCGSQDVEAVDTLKKSGIPVIIFDHHLVEGTPACCDTMINPQISGDAAAKKLCATGVIWCWAWQNELLTERQLMRMLDVVALATIADCVSLASSLNRALVREGLKSIRTHTRPGLNILMEQLGIAPSSIDTEDLAMKIIPCLNAAGRLYLADLAVDILFPSKNLASNVGRLIALNRKRRELSSKILEQVDSAEKGEYKYVLTNSDWSVGVLSSVASRICSERNSPVALVAAVGDIMRGTLRMPAGGDAVGVLKKLAPLLNTWGGHRLAAGFSVKSENWDKLRGMMETMLSEVKVVGEKEDLLYWNPLNMDMNTWSEAVALGPFGMENPAPMLYAPYGGQMRVVPLGKTGKHVKVELGSASLLAFGAADMFDSRGDIDGWVYKPRLDTWRNVTSLQFILEKMVVQEQ
- a CDS encoding RelA/SpoT family protein — translated: MNTENKGTVANVRSAHMTEIANMGGFSIGERESRALMESYWGRVSEEQRVASLRLAWQDLWAKAALYLPKDDMKIIGEAFVFSSVAHGKQRRHTGEPYIIHTVSVAAILASMEIDRETIVAALLHDVLEDTPVTPQQLAEKFGEGVVTLVDGVTKLGKLQFKSVEEYQSENLRKMFVVMAKDIRVVLIKLADRLHNMRTISSHKREKQLSIARETLEIYAPLAHRLGIYQVKRELEDLSFRILDPEMFYDIKRRVRKKLPEREAIIKEAMDILEQRLKEDKIEASIKGRPKHFYSIYEKMRRKNLSLEQLYDLLALRVVVKTIGECYQVLGLVHTIWKPIPGLFDDYIANPKSNMYQSLHTTVVGPEGEPLEVQIRTKEMHLLAEYGIAAHWNYKEGGHKVDNLDKGLTWIRKALDAAPERGEGDSGGAGEGNAEGTSEGTLFLDNLKTDVLSNDVFVFTPKGKVVRVPNGSTSIDFAYAVHTQVGHKCVGTMINGRIAPMDQELHNGDIVRILTSPQGKPSRDWLKIAKSNRTRSKIKSWFRQQERQEREEKSKRGHELLEKEAARRSPGVENPLEAINSQLSHIARELGYSGLEELIIAVGSGSHSPASVLGRITPDSAKLQPEAIPDTPAPRQRKEADSEIVVEGAQGVLVTLAQCCRPIPGDPIVGVVTQSRGISVHRKDCVNIEKSDTAKQVAVSWGKPKDTRYTARIKVEGVEKQSLLAEIVQAIALMDGLITNVKASVVNNSRTRVVADLQVKDLEHLYRIIAKLNNISGILEITRG
- the dtd gene encoding D-aminoacyl-tRNA deacylase — encoded protein: MKALLQRVSSSKVSVNGVTVGEIGRGITVLLGVIPEDTQRDIDWLAEKIVNLRIFDDEDGKMNLSVSDVRGEILVISQFTLCGECKKGRRPSWAKAAAPEFANEMYLKFIDAVKKEGIPVAHGQFQAHMAVDIQNDGPVTLMIDTKE
- a CDS encoding MBL fold metallo-hydrolase, giving the protein MNIKRFPLGTLWTNCYLIWDDSGDGFVIDPGGPAKEVEDFIRSQDIRVHWIILTHGHSDHIGGIADLRNLSENGVAIQSEDAECLTSASKNLSTYMGDALELPSAEKLLNDGDRLKVGKMTLDVIHTPGHTPGGICIVVTDGEEQILISGDTLFARSIGRSDLPGGNEDVLIESLKKLDGLPDKLRVFPGHGPETTIGAEKQYNPYWPR
- a CDS encoding JAB domain-containing protein; this encodes MDFSQLPHCERPREKLIKYGPESLSLAELLAILLRTGRKGEDVAALSQSLLKRMGGLEGLARASTAELMQEKGLKEAKVASLAAAIELGKRMVLMKSAESASWRRVLLSKALETKYMERECIFAFFLNAKDRVLGESVLSYGGISGAYLDLPVFFRQAVRVTAAKVIVLHNHPDGCQRPSREDIALTEHIEQGLRFLGMQLKGHYIAAAGGLFPVKGEPLPVNGLEAAADKI